The region ccaccatactactaccactactaatactgctactactactaccacactactaccactactactactactactactactactactaccaccaccatactactaccactactaatactgctactactactaccacactactaccactactactactactactactactactactactactaccaccatactactaccactactaatactgctactactactaccacactactaccactactactactactactactactactactactaccaccatactactaccactactaatactgctactactactaccacactactaccactactactactactactactaccaccatacaactaccactactactactaccaccaccactactactactactactaccaccaccactactactactaccactactactactactactactactactaatactgctactactactaccacactactaccactactactactactactaccaccaccaatactactactactactactaccaccataccactaccactaccactactactactactaccaccactactactactactactaccaccaccaccactactactactactactactactactaccactactactaccactactactacaactactgctactggtACTATGGCTGCTCCCgtgaggggtcaccacagtggattgtgcgtttccatcgcttcctgtttTGTGTTGGTTGTGCGCTGCGGTAGTGCGGTACTATATAGGCAGGGTGTCACGTGCACCATGCtggtttatatattttgttctcatttctatttcttattttatcttttatttctatttgtttctgttttcttatcttgtgtcttgttagtttgttttttggttttagttttttcttactagagcgtgagtgtctgtaggagaacccaatttccctccggggatgaataaagtattctgatctgATCGGatctggtctgatctggtctggtctcatctgatctggtctggtctgatctgatctgatctggtctgatctgatctgatctgatctgatctggtctgatctggtctggtctgatctgatctgatctgatctgatctgatctggtctggtctaatctaatctgatctgatctgatctgatctgatctgatctggtctttcctctgcatcttcctctgtcacaccagccacccgcatgtcctccctcaccacatccataaacctcctctttggccatctctcctccacacacgtccaaacctacactagataagaacaaacacaaaacacatgacGTCACCAAAGCTTAAACCCGGTCTTTACCTGAGTGGTAAACAGGTGTCGCGGTCTGACATTTACAAAGTGGCTCTTCAGCACGCGCGCGGGGTGAGCACGTCCCCGAGCGCGTCCCGAGCACGTCCCCGCTAAATGTCGCAAGATGTTCAACAAAGCCACAGCCCGAGGTGCCCACGCGCCGTTTCAAGTCTCCCGTGGATCCCGCAGGACCCGTCAAGGATTCCTGAGCCATTATCCGAGCACAGGagggcgctgtgtgtgtgtgtgtgtgtgtggggggggggtgaggtgttGAAGGGTTGATAGAGACATCTGTTTTGTACACACAGCCCTGTCACACGGACAAAAGTAGAGATGGATGAGGGGGCCCACTGGGTCCTGGCCCCGCAATTATCAAGCAGCTCGGAATAGGAAATCCTGCACGTGCCAACAGTCTCAGACTGATGCAGTTCTGGTCCTACTTTCAcgaataggagagagagagagagtcggttGTCAGCATTCCTTTACAATGACAGATctcataacgggggggggggcggggcggggcggggcggcttagcgtccgggtgacgtagcggtctattccgttgcctaccaacacggggatcccggttcgaatccccgcgttacctccggcttggtcgggcctccctacagacacatttggccctgtctgccagtgggaagccggatgtggggatgtgtcctggtcgccgcattagcgcctcctctggtcggtcggggcgccttttcgggggggggggggggatagcgtgatcctcccacgcgctacgtccccccggtgaaactcctcacatgtcaggtgaaaagaagcggctggcgactccacatgtatgggaggaggcgtgtggtagtctgcagccctccccggatcggcagagggggcggagcaacgaccggggagagctcggaagagtggggtgattggccaggtacaactggggagaaaagggggggggatccaaaacaaaaacaattaaagccgcaagcggcgttgggaggggtccaagcattggcactgtggcgccccctatggagcaatttgaatggttttgtcctcatgatcatgtACCTCCACCCAACGTAAgtaattaacgctatgatacgtaggggccttttatacccCTGGCCTGTAACAGACTACCGGTTCAACACGAAACTacaccgctgttggtaatgtaataaagactggagaatcttgcttcagaaacctgtgccagagtttccaaaactggaccagacggtggctgatttcttgcgtcctagccgactgccgtaaaaagagaaAGTATGTCGTGAAACCCAGgcgtcctggcgtgtggtatgtagagctgtagcgcttccacaccaaataagtcaaaatagcgggaaAACtacatgactgacataggtggtcccgatagtaaagttgttgagcacattgagacgCATGGGtccattaagttttgtgttgatctgacttatgccgtcggagttatggccttttaagcatgaccctttgttatagcgccaccatctggctgacatgggtgatttgtagtgccagagtagtggggggccgtatgaatgcacctaccaaatttggttggtctaggacttatggttgctgagcctcagacacttttagctgagaaaccgcgcccaaactaatgcaagtcaaaatggcgggcaaacaatatggctgacataggtggtcccgatgacaaagttgtagagcacattcagatgcataagtttgtgcagttttgtgttgatccgacttatggtgtgggaattacgcatgaccctttgttatagcgccaccatctggctgacataggtgataaTTGgacccctattgtatttgttaggattattattatttttccctAAAAAGAAAGCTCCCATAACTCCAGCAGCATTAAAGGGGAGCCGGAGTGCTGCCCCCACCCGGTGGGAGTTCCCGGCAGATGTGGCGTCGAGGCAAAGACACGTGGGTGTACTCTGCGGTAGGGGGGTcgggttgggggttggggggggggtactggaaaTGCTGGAAAAATTTCAATGAAAAGATGCcgagcttttgtgtgtgtgtgtgtgtgtgtgtgtgtgtgtgtgtgtgtgtgtgtgtgtgtgtgtggtctgttcTTATCCAAATGCAATCACTCCATCATCGTGAGCTTGTCCCGTCTCCGAGGGAAGAAGAGACTCCTGCTCCCTCACAGTTTCTCTCCTTTTTTGGCAAACGGAACAAATGCAGCGTTGCAGTGATTTGGGTCATTCACCAACATCCGGCAGCTGAATAATAAGTCAAACTTTGATTGCCTTAACGTTGCCTCCCGTTAATGAGCGGATTTACTGACTTCCCCGTCACTCAAAGAGAAGCGAGACGGAATTAAGCGGCCCTCGTTCCGCTTCTTCCCGGTCTCTGGGATTTGCCGGCGCTATAAATGGAACAAATATTGGGACTATCGCCCCGAGTGTGGACGAGGACGCGCTGGTGAATCGCGAGCGATGCCGCAGCCTTCACACCCGAATCCTGGTGAAGGCAAGCTGCCTGATGACGATCAGTACGGTTTGGGGGTCTACGGACGACTCAGGGGTGCTCAGTCAGAGGGGGTCTCACGCGCCCGTTTGACCTCCTGCATGGGAATCGGCTCTGCGCATAACTgcggtccactgacttccggtttctgctgcagcagcGGTCATgccggtttcctgtttgtcggcgcGCGCTATAATAGACGGCGGcgcatttttcgcgatgcctgcgagatttagcGTGGGCAAAAGTCAACGACGTGCACGGAGCTGTCGACCGACGTCCACCTGCAGCCTACCAGCAAGCGGGTGAGAAGTTTCAGGTTGTACACATCAACTTATgtcgtcctcataattgtggacgtaactttttaagtacaacttgaaactccccacccccccccccttgctggtAGGCTGCAGGTGGACGTCTGTCGACAGCTCCGTGCACGTCGTTGACTTTTGCCCACgctaaatctcgcaggcatcgcgaaaaatgcgCCGCCGTCTATTATAGCGCgcgccgacaaacaggaaactggcatgaccgctgctgcagcagaaaccggaagtcagtggaccgcagttatgcacagagccgattggctgGCGACGAAGGCGACCCATGTGTTGCGTGGGGCTGCACGGATGCACCCCAGCTCCGAACGCAGAGAGAGGCAGGAAGAGAGGCAGGAAGAGAGGCAGGAAGAGGGGCAGGAAGAGAGGCAGGAAGAGGCAGGAAGAGGCAGGAAGAGAGGCAGGAAGAGGCAGGAAGAGAGGCAGGAAGAGGCAGGAAGAGAGGCAGGAAGAGAAGCAGGAAGAGGCAGGAAGAGAGGCAGGAAGAGAGGCAGGAAGAGGCAGGAAGAGAGGCAGGAAGAGAGGCAGGAGGAGGCAGGAAGAGAGGCAGGAAGAGAAGCAGGAAGAGGCAGGAAGAGAGGCAGGAAGAGGGGCAGGAAGAGAGGCAGGAAGAGAGGCAGGAGGAGGCAGGAAGAGGGGCAGGAAGAGAGGCAGGAAGAGAGGCAGGAAGAGAGGCAGGAAGAGGGGCAGGAAGAGAGGCAGGAAGAGAGGCAGGAAGAGAGGCAGGAAGAGGGGCAGGAAGAGAGGCAGGAAGAGAGGCAGGAGGAGGCAGGAAGAGGCAGGAAGAGGTTAAAGCTGAGTATTTATTGCAAAGCTGTTGAGCCGGGAATAAGCGGAgcagagtggatggatggatatgtgaaGAGCCAGGCTGGTGGCTGGCCATGCCAAGCAgttgggggggggtagggggggtagGGCAGGTAGCCTTATCCAAGCTGGCGAGAGTCCCGGCCCGAGGAGCAGGACAGGCGAGACAAAAGCTGGAGACAGAGGAGGCCGGGCAGATGAAACGCAGGCTGGAGACAGGGGCTGGGGCCGAGCAGATGGAGCTGCAgggacgggggtgggggtggggggtggggggacaggTAACGAGCAGAATCAGCAGAGTAAATGGCTCGAAGCGTGGACGGCCTGAGCAGGCGCCATGATCTGGCAGCGTGGATTTAGCAGAGCCGGCTGTCTGAAGGAGTTGCCCTGATTGCGGAGTGAGTTGCAGTCTTCGGATTCATGACGCTTACCTGTTTACAGCCGTGCTCCTGATGTGTcggttctccctctctctctcctctccctctctctctctctctctctctctctctgtctctctctctctctctctctctctctctctctctctctctctctctctctctctctcctctctctctctcctctctctcctctctctctctctctcacacacacacactactcttcACTTGAGGGTATCACTCAACATTTAGCCagtgacacacaccatcatcatcatcatcatcacacacgcacagagcCACTGGGGGAGGAGTGGCAACAGGTTAAGGAGACGCAGAGTGGGAGGTGGAGGATATGTCAGGGGAGGCAGCAGGGGCAGAtgttacagcccccccccacacacacacacacaccccctacGGGCGCTGGGTGGGCTTGTCTGTGTGACAGTGAGGGACCCAGCAGTGCTCCTCAGGGCCGTATCCATCACAGTCCACTAGGTCTTCAAACCCGCGGCCCAGGCAGTGCATGTCCAGAGGCTGCCGGACGGTGTAGGCTAGGCGGTGGTTGATAAGGCGAGGTGGGGGAGGAGCCGCTGCTGAGTGGGACAAGGCACTCAAACAGACGGGAGTTTTAGCCGGACAGCAGAGGGGTCGATAACATGGTCGATTTCAAAGGCACCAGTGAACAGAGGGACGTTATTTTGGATTCCACATGAAGTGGATGAGGGCTACACCTTGAGGCCAGGGGTGTAAGGCTGGAGCTGGACTGGGCCCTCTTGGAGGCACGAGGTAGGGCTGCCTGAGCTTTCCTCCAGGTGCAGCAGCAATGGTGCATTTGATCCTGGAAAAAGGGGACTGCAACCTTATCCTCCTGGGCAGGAAAacggggggcggagggggggggggctgatatcCCAAGGCACACTCAAAAGGAGAAATGCCCGGTGAGGCATTGGTGGGGGTATTGTGGGCATACTCCACCCCTGGCAACTGGGAGCTGCAGGTTGACTTGTTAGCTGAGGTTATGCGACAAAGTGCagcattttgagatactttattgagcccAGTAGGGAAGttaagctctgcatttaacccctcctagctgtgtagctaggagcagcgggcagccgccgtgcagcacccggggaccaactccagttcgtctcgccacgcctcggacaggagtactaaccctaacatgcatgtctttttttgatggtgggggaaaccggagcacccggagaaaccccaccgcagacacggggagaacatgcaaactccgcacagaggacgacctgggatgagtttgcaggttctcctcatgtctgtggtgggttttctccggtttgggaatgtttgcaatcacagcattgtaagatggcgacagatgtactctaaccccccccaccccccaccccatccggcctcagttcagggatggtcgttccctcttcacatgacctctgactccccgttcaaaccagcgttcctccctatcaaggaggtgcacatcctcatccttgacagactggcccctggcctgtagattggtgtagactgtggagtcctggcctgacgtgttagctctcctgtgttgtgccatcctcttgaccagtgTGGGTTTAGTGtccccaacgtacaagtcacggcaatcctcctggcacttaacagcctacactatattgctctattgGTGCCGGGGGAccggatccttggggtggaccaatttttggCACAGCAGGTTCTGGGGTgccatgtttggaaaatacgcgtcccgacttttctgacactcccaccacatacagaatcgccACTGGTGTACACttaaggcagctgttgtccttctctctttgatAGGCCGgtccactgtttgggcgtcttcctggctttgacaagtgCCCAGCCAGGATAACCAAATTTAACCGGGGCCTGTTTAATCTGCCCTTCCcggtcagctcggtggtgcagcgtcctgatgactcctagtttgtgctcctgtggctgatgagagtcaaaccttaagtactgatcagtatgtgttggtttacagtaaacatcaacaatcaaatgtcccccatcaccaattgctatttcacagtctaagaaggctaacctgtcatttttcacatcccccctggtgaacttgatgtggttgtccacagagttaacgtGGCCGGTGAAACGTGGTACGTCCAGAGATTTAACTTTAACCCAGgagtcgtccacaaatctgaaccaatggctaggtggtgtccctggataggacatcagagccctcttttccacttcctccatatacaagttggccactacaggtgagactggggaacccatagcacacccatgcctctgcctatagtgctgccccctgtatgtgaagtacatggactgaagacacagcttctggagcagacacacttggtcagtgttaagggtggtcctattgctaagggtggggtcattttgtcatttcatatggttcatcaacaggaacgcaggtAAAGAGAGACGTGACATCTTAAGAGACCgttgtttcatcctcctccataaggatgtccctcaccttatccacaagatccatagtgttctgaatgtgatgttcattcctgcctaccaacgggttaagaatagaaacttagagatgttataggtcactgagctGATCATGCAAACAATAGGCCGTGATGGCACACCCTGTTTATGtatatcttaggtaacccatacagaactaggtgtagcttcccctgggtataatccatGGTACAATATCCTGTCAACAGCATAGTCCTGTTCTGACAGCTTCAGACTTCATCTATCACCCTTTTCTTGTGACCACCGCCTGACTCATCAGTATTTATGTTGCCGAGGAACCTCAACGTTCGcacgatagtctgtctggtttacgGAAAGCGTATTTGACTTCGTCTGCCGGAAGGATAACGATGTTATTGCCCctactgagagtcgtgagagcaTTTTCCTCTTATTTCTGCTGATGCTGGACTGCGGCGGCTTCGCTAGCTAATTGTTAATCATTAGCTAATTGCCACTCCTTAGGTAATTGCTAAACCATAGGTAACAGCTGATCAGCCAGCACTTAAAGCAAGTAGCCTATGTTGGAAGGAAGCTAGCTACCTCATAAAACATAAACGCAGTCACGCAATTGTTGGTGAGTTACCGTAATTGTTtggagtttttgtgtgtgttgtatactCCACCCATTGTGTGTGGAGTTCTAAAGTACTTCACTTGACTAAATGGTAGGGAGGAGAGAAGACACAGCCACATGTTGCCAGCCTCTAGCTTGCCTTTCTGTCAAGTCACCACTCTGAGATGTTTTCCTGCTAGCTGACGGATGGGAGCGGAGCCAAGGAGAGACAGCCCTTCTCCTTGGACACCGAAGACGAGTTGGCAACCATCACCTACCTCTGCTCCTGGATCGCTCGAGTATCAGAGaacacagttttgtttttttatagagcgctgtaatttttatttattttttatggcGAGGCAAggaaaatttatttgtatagcacatttcagcaccagggcaattcaaagtgctttacataaaacataaaaggcaataAGAGAGGCAACAAAAGGCAATAAAAGGACATTAAAAACCGAAAGAGTAAAAGTTGCAGTGCGGTGTGAGATGAAAATCAAAAAGCTTCAACTTCTGTTTAATAGAAGTTGCagcggcaaacaggaaagtcttccgCCTGGATCTGAGAGAGCTGGGagctgcagcagacctgcagttttctgggaatttgttccagatatgtggtgcatgaaAACCGAAAGATGCCTCTCCATGTGTACtcttgactctggggacagaaagcagacctgtcccagatgagcTGAGCTTGTCTGGACGGTTCGTGTCGTAGCAGTAGATCAGACGTGTATTTTGGCCTTAACCCGTTCGGTGTTCAATGCTGTGCCAAAATGTTGTTCTGTTTCGACTGTTACTTGGAGTGTTTTCGCATGGATCGAGGAGCATCAAGTCGAGGATAAAGACTTCCCTTTC is a window of Lampris incognitus isolate fLamInc1 chromosome 9, fLamInc1.hap2, whole genome shotgun sequence DNA encoding:
- the LOC130118584 gene encoding octapeptide-repeat protein T2-like — encoded protein: MHPSSERRERQEERQEERQEEGQEERQEEAGRGRKRGRKRQEERQEEAGREAGREAGRGRKRGRKRGRKRQEERQEERQEEAGREAGREAGRGRKRGRKRGRKRGRKRGRRRQEEGQEERQEERQEERQEEGQEERQEERQEERQEEGQEERQEERQEEAGRGRKRLKLSIYCKAVEPGISGAEWMDGYVKSQAGGWPCQAVGGG